From a single Diabrotica undecimpunctata isolate CICGRU unplaced genomic scaffold, icDiaUnde3 ctg00001676.1, whole genome shotgun sequence genomic region:
- the LOC140431670 gene encoding uncharacterized protein, protein MESFKPFLNFAKTASNVTDVDTQESEAFPNIESPENILTDENSAVQKPTCSKNLLTTQTDDSQNKIQPSSSKPTRNEAPRVTLSNETPSTGRTNRKRNSEPSTSVKDMISYFESKKRVVHDATDQLFLAHASTVKSFSPRRQIETKMKIAQVIMEQELLQLEESSLNSHQSRAESTDTYQNPSSVGSISVVSLPSPNDTALPKQSNTSGFYEVNCENNYVTLHNLAQSCNQAASHNPSVSNYVNSFDPYNT, encoded by the coding sequence ATGGAATCGTTCAAACCGTTCCTAAATTTTGCTAAGACTGCATCCAATGTCACAGATGTTGATACACAAGAATCTGAAGCATTCCCAAATATAGAATCACCCGAAAATATATTAACGGATGAAAATTCCGCAGTACAGAAACCAACGTGTAGTAAAAATCTACTAACAACTCAGACAGATGATTCCCAGAATAAGATTCAACCCTCCTCATCGAAACCTACTCGAAATGAAGCTCCTAGGGTTACTCTTTCAAATGAAACTCCTTCTACAGGCAGAACAAACAGAAAACGCAATTCTGAGCCATCCACATCTGTGAAAGATATGATCAGTTATTTTGAGAGCAAAAAGAGAGTAGTGCATGATGCTACCGATCAACTGTTTTTGGCTCATGCTTCTACGGTAAAATCTTTCTCTCCTAGAAGGCAAATTGAAACAAAAATGAAGATTGCGCAAGTTATCATGGAGCAGGAGTTGCTTCAATTGGAGGAAAGTTCTTTGAATAGCCATCAATCTAGAGCTGAAAGTACAGACACCTATCAAAACCCCTCTTCCGTCGGAAGTATTTCGGTTGTATCCCTACCTTCACCAAATGACACTGCATTACCTAAACAATCGAATACTTCTGGGTTCTATGAAGTGAATTgtgaaaataattatgttacactACACAACTTGGCGCAGAGTTGCAACCAAGCAGCTTCTCATAATCCATCAGTTTCCAACTATGTCAATTCCTTTGACCCttacaatacataa